Proteins encoded by one window of Sphaerodactylus townsendi isolate TG3544 linkage group LG02, MPM_Stown_v2.3, whole genome shotgun sequence:
- the LOC125426067 gene encoding inositol-trisphosphate 3-kinase A-like yields MYKKMIDVDPLAPTVEENSQHAVTKPRYMQWRETISSSATLGFRIEGIKKADGTCNTNFKTTKTWEQVLQVFVDFIKGDKATLKKYLKRLYEIRSILESSDFFKRHEVIGSSLLFVHDDSGCANVWLIDFGKTTLLPDGQTLDHRIPWQEGNREDGYLLGLDNLIDILESILER; encoded by the exons ATGTATAAGAAAATGATTGACGTGGACCCACTGGCACCCACTGTTGAGGAGAACTCACAGCACGCTGTGACAAAACCTCGGTACATGCAGTGGAGAGAGACCATCAGCTCCAGTGCTACCTTGGGTTTCAGGATTGAGGGAATTAAG AAAGCTGATGGAACCTGTAATACCAACTTCAAGACAACCAAGACATGGGAGCAAGTTCTGCAAGTCTTTGTGGACTTCATTAAGGGAGATAAAGCTACATTG AAAAAATACTTGAAGCGTCTGTATGAAATTCGAAGTATCCTTGAGTCTTCTGACTTTTTTAAACGTCATGAG GTCATTGGAAGTTCACTGCTGTTTGTGCATGATGATAGTGGGTGTGCCAATGTGTGGCTCATTGATTTTGGAAAGACTACTCTTCTTCCAGATGGGCAGACCTTGGATCATAGGATCCCTTGGCAAGAAGGCAACCGGGAGGATGGCTACTTACTGGGACTGGACAATTTGATTGATATCTTAGAAAGTATTTTGGAGAGATGA